Genomic window (Eubalaena glacialis isolate mEubGla1 chromosome 6, mEubGla1.1.hap2.+ XY, whole genome shotgun sequence):
GGAAAGTGGTATGGCTCAGTTTCTGCAAATAAAACATGCCAAACCACACAGTAGAAACAAGTATGGCTTGACATATCCAAGAGCAATTACAATAAAATGTTCTTGGAGTATGGATCCCGGGGCTGTTCAGGAAGACAGTGGAAGCCTCAAAGTGTAACAGTGACTGCTTGCTGGGAGCTAGGAATCTTGTATGGATGATTCCACATGCAACCTGTGAGAACAACACCATGTCTTCTCAATATCAGCCAATTTAAGGAATCAGGGCATATAATTCTTAGCCTGCTCGTTTGGGGAGGCTTACCTGTAGTTTCCTAATGCATTCTGGCATATGGGTAAGCTTGGCTCCCTGATCTTGGCCAATGTATAATTTCTCTAAAGACTCTAAAGAAAGGATTTcttctggaaaggaagaaaactgatTTCCAGTTAGTCCAAGAATCTTCAGTTTTGAAAGTAAACCAAAGTCTGAAGGTAACTGGAAGTATTCCAAAAAGATAAGTTTCAGGTCAAGATTATTTttaacagtaagaaaataaattaggcTTTTAGTTTTGAggcagaatatttaaaaaataagtagagCAATTTAGCATCTCCTACTGATGAAAAGTTAGCCCATATGTTTGCATATATAGTATTTATACTCATAGATCTAAAGTCTGGAGTTCTGCTTTTCCCCCAGCCTCTCTGCTCTTTACTTTTATGCACTGGATAAAATTAGAGCAATTTTTAACTGACTTTATTGCAAATTTTTAAGCTGTAGTGTATCAAATGCTTGACACTACTGAAAGAAAAAGTACTAAGCTTATTAGTGTAATATTGCAACTATAATATTCATAATTAATTTTGTTATTGGAACTGATCAATTTAGTGACATGACCTCTCACCCTTAAAGGCTTTAGCTCAGCAATTCTGAAACTTTAGTTAAAATCTCAGGTGGAAGGAAACAATGAATTACAATTATATCTTCTGCCCTCCAGTGAATCTCAAGGCTATCTGTCCTGGTATTAGGCAGGCATTTCACAGACTCCCACTCCCAGACTTTCAGAGTTGGAAGGCCTTAAAAAGGTCTCTCTATTCTAACTCTCTAATATGGTGGTTGAATATGTTCCATAGCTAGCCATCCAGCCCATATTTAAACACCACCTCCTGGGATGAAAAGCCCATTGGATGAAGACCACTACTTATCAAATTTCCTTCTCCTGTCAAGCCAAAATCTGTGTCACTAATACATCCACCTATTGGCCTCTTTCTGGCCCTCTGGAACCACATGGAAAAATCTCATTCTTAAAATATGTGACACAATCACCCTATTGATTACGTTACAGAAATGCCTATTTTCTTGTAGGAAAAAAGGCCCAACTCTGTGTCTTAATAGCTTCTTAActcattttgaaatatagttcCCTTATCTGGCTTTATTCCCCACTGGGAAATTCTTCCTCACAGGTCCCTGCTTCAGCCTTTGGGCTTTCCTCCCACCCATTCCCTAATCTGCCACTCTACTTTTCATGAGAATGGTTAATAGAGTTTGGCTCAGCCCAATCTCTCTCTAGGTGGGTGGAATAGGTAAATAATTAGTGAATAGATTATCTCTATAGTGGGCTTTCTTTTGACCTACAGGCAAAAGTCTCATACACTTGGAATCTGCCATaagccatttttctctttattgtgtAGTGTGAgggttcattttcttaaaaagttataaaatgtttacagttttacttatttattaacattaaaaaaagaaaactcagaacAAGTCAACCTCCAGAGAAACTGATGTTTAAGCTTTCCTTCTTGGCTATTTCAAAATTCTTCATTAGGCCCTTAGATCCCTTCAGTGGGAAGCATCTGCTTTCAGTGCAGTCTAAAATAATGGGGAAAGAGTTTTCAATCTAACCACTTCATTATAACCTAGTCATTTCACTCTTATTGCTGTTTACTTAGTTCATAGgtttagcttttctttttcaaaagcccactgaattttaaagatttttttccccaggataTTTAAGATCTAATAATTAATCCCATCGTAGTCATATTAAAGTATAGTGTAAGTAAATTTGGATGTGCAGAAAACCTGCAGAGCGTCAAATGAGAACAATTATTGCTGACACTATAATTGAGCTGTAGCCATTCTGAGGTTGAATTTTCCCCCTTAAtagtgtgaatgaaaaatgttagcagccaaatcagtaaacaaaagatGTTGCAGCCACCtgacagtgagccctgagggaactcaggatggagacaaatggGCTGCCCACtcccaagccctcagccactgcagtcaACCTCCACGGTGCACCccgaggagactcaggatgggaaagcacaggatactgccCCTAGATAGCTGAGGCGCATATCAAAgcaatgatttcagtgagcccagactcttgcatcttcccatacacagaaaagcgctgaattccttaacttgagaatttggttttctttaattaacagtaatcttttgaagtTCCGACTGGctagtctttgttgcaaaaaGTCCTATATATCTccgctcctcccttccctctgtggAGCAGTCCCTctgagctatctgagaggctgcgtCCCccgcttaagtcctcagttttgtccaccaaataaaacataattctcaacttttaggttgtccatcttttttcagtcaacaatagAAATGTAccatataaataaaatccatCTAGATACACACTGAAAGTTAGCTCTTTTTGCCTCCATCTAGGCAAGAAAAAGCTACTGGCCAGGCTTCTAGCACCAGAAGCCCATGAGGTAAATTTTGGGGTGTGAGAGATAAGGCGTTGGCTTAAAGGCAACGTGTCATTATGGAGAGAAATGCATTGGGAGGTTGCTGGAAGCATAATAGGAAATtgaaaaaggaagacaaaagCCGCAGAAATACCATCATAAGAACTGAAGAATAATAAGCACTGGTACATGGAGAATTTCATGTTCAACATAATAACATTGAACGTGTTCACATTTCGGTGCAGTTTGACTTGCAGTAAAACTTGGTATTGGGTGAGGCTAATCTTTGTTAAGGAGCCGTCTGTGTGTGattccctcctccaccctgaTTTCTTAAAATGTCTCACAGGAAAGGGTTAGGTATCACTCATGACTCAATAGGATTTAAGTGAACTTCCCAACGGCGCTTTATATTTTGAGCCTTTCACTCCAACTGTGGAATGACAGACTTTGTTCATTATAAAAGGAATTTCTTACATGAGCTGCAGAAGAATTGGGAGACAGGCAGAGGGCTTCTCACAGAACCTCTAAAATCCTCCAAGGTGGGCTGCTACCTAAGTAGAGATTAAGTCCTAGATTCTCTTCCTAAATCTGAAAGTCATCATCAAAATATTTACTTCCTGAAAGGCAGTTTTGAAACTCTCTAGCAAtgaggaaaaccaaaaaaaaaaaaaaaaccccaaagttctaGAAATTGAAAGTCtagtaaaagattaaaaaagaacaaaaaacaactttAAGGCTAGGACTTTTATAATGTACGAAGTACATGAGAGTGGTGTTCACGGCTAGGAAAAACAGACCTAATATTTGGTTACTGTTGTTGATTTCCAaacctccctttctctctctctacagTTGTCTTTTGCTTTTAACAGAactctgttcttttaaattttcaaatatgaaaaaaaatagagatatattcaatatcttataataacctataatggaaaagaatctggaaaagaaacatatatacacaactgaatcactttgctgtacacctgaaactaacacaacattgtaaatcaactatacttcaataaaaacataaaataaaaaaagcatcTGTACCCGCCGTCCAAACCTTTCgttaatgaacaaaatgaaatactGCAATTAAAATTGAGTTCTTATGATCGCATCCTCATCTCTTTGACTTCCTCCCTCTTCCAAGAGGCAGCCATTATTAGgaattttgtgagttttttttccagtacatatttttatacttttattacatataaaaatatccatAAAATGTGTTGTGTGTATGTAGTTTTGTGTGATTAAAGATTTATATGTGATATAATATTCTGCAATTaggtgttttacattttaataaacatcACAATTTTGAGATCTATCCACGTTGGCACGTATAACTCCAGTTCACTTAAATtattgtgtagtattccattttacaaatatacCGCAATTTACTTGCGAATTCCTCTACCAACTGACATTTAGATTAACTCCCATACGTCATAATTATCAACAATGCTATGATGAACGTTTTTGAACACACCACCCTGCATACATGTGGGAGAGTTTCTCTTGGGACAAACTGATTTTGCAGTTTCCCATGAACGGAACATTAAGGCCTAAGGTTGTATGTATCAGAGAACTCTGCTGTTTCAGGAAACCCCGTTAGGAGGTGGTCTTGTTAAGAACAAGAACCCTGCAACCCAGTGCTGTGGGTTGGCATCCTGACTCTCTCACGTACAGGTGTGTGGCCTTGACAAGTTAGTTAAGCTCCccatgcctcattttcctcatagaTCATTGAGGATAATATCACCCACATCAAAAAGttattgtgagtattaaatgggataatatcaatacatgtaaaacatttagcCCAGTGACTGGCACATACATATTGTAAGTAACCATCAGCTACCATTTATGATCACTATTGCTATTCAGGGGGGAAAAGTAACATAAATGGTGACCCTGTTGGATATATCTGTTAACCCCGGATTTTCACTCATAAACTCAGTTCGAATTTCCTGATGTTTAGACACAGAACTACACCAATTTAGGGCCGGAAGGGCCCTTGGTGGGAGCACAGTGACAGCCAGGAAGGGAATCGGTACCTGGCATATTTTATTATCATCCAGCGCCAGGATTTCCAGGTTCTGCAGCTCACAGATCTGCAACGGACAGCGTTCCAGATAGTTCTGGCTGAGATCGAGGAAGCGCAGGTTAACCAGACGTCGGAAGGGGCGGCGCAGCACCCGCAGGCCGGTGTTGTGCAGGTAGAGCAGGTGCAGCGAGGTCCACCTGCAAAGGAGGTGCGGCACCTTCTCCAGGTGGTTCCCGCTCAGCCCAATCTCCGTCACCTGCGAGAGCTCGGCCAGGGTGTGCGGGATGGAGTGGAGGCGATTGTGGGATAAATCCAGCACCGACAGCTTGGAACACTGGCACAGCGACTCCGGGAGAACAGGCAGGCTGTTGTACGCCACGTAGAACTTCTGCAGCTTCGTCAGGTTCCCAATCTCTTCTGGGATGACACTTAGCTTGTTCTCATCCAGGTCGATGATCTCCAGGTTGTAGAGACCACACAGCTCCAGAGGGAAAACTTCAAATTGGTTTCGCTTCAGGTGGATCTCCCTCAGTTTGGTCTGGTTCACCATTTCCTTGGGCAGAGATTTCAGGTGGTTTCCCGCCAGTCCGAGCAGCTCGAGGTGGTGAAGGTGTTTACAGACGAGGATGGGGATCTCCGCCAGGTCCGTGCGGTAGAGGCGGAGCTCACGCAACTTGCGGATGCCGCTGAGGACCCGAAGGGACGAGGCCAGGAGCGGGTTGTCGCTCAGGTCCAGGCCCTCCAGGTTGCTCAGCTTCCCCAGCTCGGGGCACAGATTCTTCAGCTTGTTCTTGTTCAGGTAGAGGATCCTGACATTCCTTAAATGCTGAATATCCTTGGGGATTTCTGCAATCTGGTTGTTTTCCAGATGCACTTCCTCTAATTCTTGTAAGCCTAAAATCTCCGCTGGAATGGTAAGCAAGCTCTGATTAGAAGCGTCAATGAAAAATGTTCTATCAGAGACCTGTTGTGGATCATTTTTCTGATGAATTCTAGATGAATGTTCTGATTTTGTGCTGTCATTTGACATTATTCTGATGGAAAGTTCAAATATTCAAAATCTGAAATattgtgaaaagaaagaaaaaaatatcagtttACCTGCCACCAGATTTGGTATccttaagagaaataaaattcagtTGATTAAACTTAGTGCTCACTACGACACAATATAAAATGTAGGTTTTTGTGTTTCATGTTGGGAGAAGACTCCTCTTTCTCCTAACAGGTtgactcatatttttaaaaaaggattgtctaatttcaattttttagaaATGCCTCTTTTGATTCTATTTTCAGGTTGGATGTGGAAGGTTGCAAAAGATCATTGCTCTTACCATAAACACCGAgaaaacattaggaaaaaaatagtattttaaaatattgcatttgggggagttccctggtggcttagtggttaggattccgggctttcactgccgtgacctgggttcagtccctggtcagggaactgagatcccgcaagctgcgtggccaaaaaacgaaacaaaaattGCATTTTTCCTTAAATCCCCCAGAGAGTTGTGGATGTAAAGAAGGCCAGTAGAATTAAATTCTAGAGATGGACTAGCCATTCCTAAATAAGGAAAGACCAGTGGGCACTTTCATGCCCGGTGGCATTTTCAAGTTTGGGGACTGGCGTGTGGAGAAGCAAGCCTGACATAGGCATAGGCAAAGGAACTTCTGGGACGAGGAAAAACCAGCCAAACTTTTAACAGCCATGTGTGAGCCGGCACGGTAGATTAGAATCTGTCAAACCGAGGGTAGTCATCAGTGAGATCCATTAAACTATAacttgcttaataaataatacaCTGTAACCTGTCTTCACTGATCAAGCTCGCTTTAATTGTTTTTACAAAAACTTGCATATCCTCCAAGCATCGCGTAGcttaaacaatacattacaaGACCCATTCACCACCCCTATAGATAGTATCTCTGACGTAGGAGTCGTAAGGTATTTGCCCGATTTGTTtttcaggaacttggagtcagctatGGTCCAGGTGGCTCTCCAGCCAGTTAAGACTGGTTGAGACTACTGACCCTGCAACTGGGCATGTACGAGTGTCTGATCGGTGACCATTTGCCGTCAAAGGGTCAAAAAATCCACCCTCAGAGGATGCTAATGTCACGGTATTCTGAACATGCGTCCCATGAAGAATCATGTAGCTTAGTTGTGCCTGCGCAGAACGACGATTACCTCacttttttcttatctttcccCATGCTCCCCACACCTCAGGCCACGCTGCCTCGCTTGGCTGCTTTGTGAATAaaccctttctctgctgcaaactTCCACATCTCAGTGTTTGGCTTGCTGTGTTCTCAGGCAGATGAACCTGGTTGGTAGCATCAGGAGCTGAATGCAGAGCCAATTCTCCCCACCACCTAGTTCACCCCTAATGGACTGGGGCTGACTCCGTGGCCTTAGGGAAAGTTGCAGGTGGGATGAAAAAGTAGAGAGAGATCCTCTTGTCTCATGGTCTTAGATCCCTAAGCCTGGCTGGGGGGAAGCATTTCAATCCCTAAATAAGACATTTGAAATTGCAGTGAACGGAAATGAATTAAAGTTGCAAcccagaaagaaattaaagggacAGATAGATCATGTCCATGGGTTAGAACTCTCAATGGTAAGATGTCAGTAGTCCCCAAATCGATCTGTTgtttcagtgcaatcccaatcaaaatctcagcaagctttcttttttctttttggtagaaGTTCAtatgctgattttaaaatttatatgaaaacgcAAAAGACTTAGAATTGCAAAAGACAATCTTGAATAATAACAAAAGTGGCAGACTTACACTACTAGATTGACAAATCTTACAAATCTAAGATGTTAATTTTGTATTGCAGAAGACTAAGCCCTTGGTTattaatacacacacacgcacacgcacagcCTACGGGGGGAGGCAGGGAAGACTATGACATCATGGTGGCCAGGTTGATTGTGGCATCTCTGACTTGCATTTTAGGGTGGCGGCTTTCCTGCTGGAAGACTAGGCCTCCCATCCAGCACAGAGGCCCAGGCAAGATGGAGGGGGGTGAGTTTCCAGCCCCACACTTAATATTATTGCTTCTTGCAGCATAGCAGCATGGGGTTCAGAACCTCGTTGCTATATGCCTAGCCTCAAAAAGAGCTCTGGGATGGTGTTGTCCTCTATTAtttaaagaaaggagaagatggggaagtccctggtggtgcagtggttaggcctaagtgctttcactgccatgggcccgggttcgatccttggtcggggaatcctgcaagctgtgtggccaaaaaaaaaaaaaaaaaaaacggagaagATGTATCATGGATTAAATTATGTCTAGAACTAGTTGTCTCCAACACCTTTGTCCTTATCTAATACTGTTCAGTCCTGTAGGATAAAATCTCATTTCCTAAATACAGATGACTGACAATGCTGACAGCTCCTAGGCAATCAACAGTATCCAGACTGAGgtgataatataaataaaatagaaatagagaacaCCAAGGACACTTAGTTATGTGCTCTAGGTTTTACTTAaccaatttaatcctcacaagaactctAAGGAGGCACCATTACAATCCCTGTTTCACAGGTAAAGAAAGTAAATAACTAAAAGGGCTCTTCTCAGGACATAGTAGgaagcaggagcagagctttTGACTTAACCTCACCTCCTCACCTAGGTTTTTAACATGATTTGTTCACGAGAAgcctggttttttttcttttttttttttttaattgtggtatatattttttaaatttatttatttatttatttatttatggctgtgttgggtcttcgtttctgtgcgagggctttctctagttgcggcaagcgggggccactcttcatcgcggtgcgcgggcctctcactatcgcggcctctcttgttgcggagcacaggctccagaggcgcaggctcagtagctgtggctcacgggcccagttgctccgcggcatgtgggatcttcccagaccagggctcgaacccgtgtcccctgcattggcaggcagattctcaaccactgcaccaccagggaagcccgagaagcctggttttaattaaaatctttctTCTTGGGTGCGAAGTTTCAGgcttgatttttctcttccagtCTTCCTACACAGTCATCTGGGGGAAATTTGTGTGCACTGGCCACTCTAATTAGGGTTCGCTCAAGTACATCTGGGCTTCCAGACACATAAAAGAACTTATTTCTCTTAACATTCATCCTGCTCTGTGATGAGATCTTCCTAGAAGGtcttgaatgtgtgtgtatattatctCACATTAATCATATCCCATATGTGTTTGGAATCAAGTTGCTAGCCCTCTGAAAGCTATTTATATTGTATATGCTTAGTGGACTTAATAAAAGGAGGTTCTAAAGCCAGGATTTGCAACAGCTGCCAGTAAATAAGAATGGGGAAGACTGATTCTGTATTGGCTATTTTTTCCTAGGGATTACTTTCTGAATATGGTCAAATTAACTTATTACAACCCAGTATTACTGAGAAGTTTCCGAGTGGAATTACTGTTGCATCGTCATTTCAAGGAGTGAGGGTTTGGAGAGTTTAATAAATAGCCCTTCTTTGCGTAAATTTAATGCCCAAGAAAACCATTTAAGAAAATAACTCTCTCAAGTTTACATCAAGTGTTGATACTTCTGTCTCCAAGTCTAATTACACACAAACTGGATAGGTAAGATTAGGGTCCTGAGGTTAATATGACGTATGACTCTCTCTGATAGCAAAAATAACCATTTctagttaaaataatttcaagattTTACTTAAAACTTCACCTGGGAGATCTTCTCCCTCTAACACAGACAAGCTAAAAGTAACCTTAATTAACCTAGGACTGGAGAATCATGTAATGGTAACAACACTCCTTGCTTTGATAAAAATTTCTGGGAAACTATAATATCccttgaaaaaattttaagtctcCTCTCAAGTAATACTGAGATGAAGTTCCATATAAACTTCCGACTTGAAGTTCCATATAAACTATAGAAAGTTGAGTGGACAACTTTCTATAAGCAAGTAATTTTAGATTTTGGGCAGGGGCAAGGGAGAATCTACATGGCTCAGCTAATAATAAAGGCAGATTCTCTGggtgtgatattgtgatataataagaaatatatggtCTTGGTCTTTTTCCCCAAGTTCTTGACACACGAacttctaaaacccttggaattttctgagTAATAGGAGTGAGAATAGAGGAATGGAGCATCTCTTGCTATTAATaataagcccctttcaaccacacctgactTTATACTAATCAGGTGACTCTAGTTGGGGCCCCagatagcttcaggatggaggctggttgccagaggaatGAACACATATTTAGAGGGGTGGAACTTTCAGCCTCAGCCCCCAACCttagggaaggggagaggggctggagattgagttaaatcaccaatggccaatgatttaatcaatcatgcctctgTAAtggagcctccataaaaaccatCTTTGGTTTAGAGAGCTTCTGAGTTGGTGAACACATAGAGTACTGGGAGGGTGGTGTGCCTGGAGAGGGCACAGAAGCTCTGCATCACTTCCGCATACactgccctatgcatctcttccatttggttgttcctgagttgtatcctttaaaataaactgGTAACAGTAATGTAGGGAAGCAAAACTTGCCATCCTAAAATATCTCTTTAGTGTACAGATTATTTCAAggtgaaaacaatcaaggcccaaaaaaactcaagaagaatttttttttttaaacatctttattggagtataattgctttacattgttgagttagtttctgctgtataacaaagtgaatcagctacacatatacatatatccccgtatctcctccctcttgcatctcccttccaccctcccccccaccaatcccacccctctaggtggtcacagagcactgagctgatatccctgtgctatgtggctgcttcccactagctatctgttttacatttggtagtgtatataagtccatgccactctctcactttgtcctaccttacccctccccctccccatgtcctcaaatccattctctgcatctgcgtctttactcctgtcctgcccctgggttcatcagaaccattttttttgtttttttagattccgtatatatgtgttagcatacgatatttgtttttctctttctgacttacttcactctgtatgacagattctaagtccatccacctctttttatggctgagtaatattccattgtatatatgtgccacatcttctttatccattcatctgtcgatgggcacttaggttgcttccatgtcctggctattgtagatagtgctgcaatgaacattgtggtacatgactctttttgaattacggttttctcagggtatatgcccagtaatgggattgctgggtcatatggtagttctatttttagttttttaaggaacctccatactgttctccatagtggctgtatcaatttacattcccaccaacagtgtaggagggttcccttttctccacaccctctccagcatttattgtttgtagattttttgatgatggccattctgaccggtgtgaggtgatacctcattgtagttttgatttgcatttctctaatgattagtgatgttgagcatcctttcatgtgtttgttggcaatctgtatatctttttggagaaatagctatttaggtcttctgcccatttttggattgggtagtttttttgatattgagctgcatgagctgcttgtatattttggagattaatcctttgtcagttgcttcgtttgcaaatatgttctcccattctgagggttgtcttttcatcttgtttatggtttcctttgctgtgcaaaagcttttaagtttcattaggtcacatttgtttatttttgcttttatttccatttctctaggaggtgggtcaaaaaggaccttgctgtgatttaagtcatagggcattctgcctatgttttcctctaagggttttatagtgtctggccttacatttaggtctttaatccattttgagtttctttttgtgtatggtgttaaggagtgttctaatttcattcttttacatgtagctgtccagttttcccagcaccacttattgaagaggctgtcttttctccattgtatattcttgcctcctttatcaaagacaaggtgaccatatgtgtgtgggtttgtctctgggctttctatcctgttccattgatctatatttctgtttttgtgccagtaccatacttgtgccagtcttgattactgtagctttgtagtatagtctgaagtctgggagcctgattcctccagctctgtttttctttctcaagattgctttggctattcggggtcttttgtatttccatacaaattgtgaagttttttgttctagttctgtgaaaaatgccattggtagtttgatagggattgcattgaatctgtagactgctttgggtagtatagtcattttcacaatgttgattcttccaatccaagaacatggtatatctctccatctgtttgtatcatctttaatttctttcatcagtatcttacagttttctgcatacaggtcttttgtctccttaggaaggtttattgctaggtattttattctttttgttgcaatggtaaatgggagtgtttccttaatttctctttcagatttttcatcattagtgtata
Coding sequences:
- the LRRIQ4 gene encoding leucine-rich repeat and IQ domain-containing protein 4, encoding MSNDSTKSEHSSRIHQKNDPQQVSDRTFFIDASNQSLLTIPAEILGLQELEEVHLENNQIAEIPKDIQHLRNVRILYLNKNKLKNLCPELGKLSNLEGLDLSDNPLLASSLRVLSGIRKLRELRLYRTDLAEIPILVCKHLHHLELLGLAGNHLKSLPKEMVNQTKLREIHLKRNQFEVFPLELCGLYNLEIIDLDENKLSVIPEEIGNLTKLQKFYVAYNSLPVLPESLCQCSKLSVLDLSHNRLHSIPHTLAELSQVTEIGLSGNHLEKVPHLLCRWTSLHLLYLHNTGLRVLRRPFRRLVNLRFLDLSQNYLERCPLQICELQNLEILALDDNKICQLPSDFGLLSKLKILGLTGNQFSSFPEEILSLESLEKLYIGQDQGAKLTHMPECIRKLQSLKELYVENNYLRYLPVSLGSMPNLEILDCRCNLIKQLPDAICQAQALKELRLEDNLITHLPENLDSLVNLKVLTLMGNPMEEPPMIACAEGAEAVWAYLKERRNMKTMATKIQAWWRGIMVRKGFGKFEDLLKLQKKGRYSPKDKKGKKDVKGKSVKKNKK